A stretch of DNA from Candidatus Pseudomonas phytovorans:
AGCACCATCAGCGGCACCGACCTGATCGTCGGCGCCCGCTCCGGTTCGGTGAACCTGCTGCTGTATTCGGTGTTTCGCATTGGCAACGCGACCAACAACATCCGTTGGGACAGCTTCCAGCACTATGCCCAGGACCCACGAGTGAAGTGGGCGATCCCTATTTCGCTGGGCGATTCGCACCGCGGCTACAGAGTGATGGGTACCACCAGTGACTACTTCAGCCATTACCAGTACGGCCGTCGCCAGCATCTGGAACTGAGTCAGGGGCGTGAGTTTGCCAGCGACCCGTTCGAGGTGGTGCTAGGCGCTGAAGTGGCCGATGCGTTGCACTACAAGCTGGGCGACAAACTGGTGCTGGCCCACGGCGTGGCAGCCATCAGCCTGGTCAAGCATGACGACAAGCCGTTCACCGTAGTGGGTGTGCTCAAGCGCACCGGCACACCGGTCGACCGCACCCTGCATATCAGCCTGGGCGGTATGGAGGCCATCCACATCGACTGGCACAACGGCGTGCCCGCCCGTGGCGCCGGACGCATCAGCGCCGAGCAGGCACGCACGATGGACCTGCAACCTGCCGCCATCACCGCGTTCATGCTGGGCCTGAACAACAAGATCGCAACCTTCAGCCTGCAGCGGGAGATCAACGAGTACCGCAGCGAGCCGTTGCTGGCGATCCTGCCTGGGGTAGCCCTGCAAGAACTCTGGAGCCTGATGGGCACGGCGGAACAAGCGTTATTCGTGGTGTCGCTGTTCGTGGTGCTGACCGGTCTGATCGGCATGCTCACAGCGATTCTCACTAGCCTCAACGAGCGCCGGCGGGAGATGGCGATCTTGCGCTCGGTAGGTGCAAGGCCATGGCATATCGCGGGGCTGCTGGTGCTGGAGGCATTGTCGCTGGCAGCGGTCGGGATCGTGGCCGGGCTTGGCTTGCTGTATGCGGGGATTGCCCTGGCGCAAGGGTACGTGCAGGCCAACTATGGTTTGTATTTGCCACTGGCGCTGCCGAGTGCTCACGAATGGAACTTGCTGGCTATCATCCTCGGGGCCGCCCTGCTGATGGGCAGTGTGCCGGCGTGGCGGGCTTATCGGCAGTCGTTGGCCGATGGCCTGTCCATACACCTCTGAGTGCCAGTAATGATCAAGTACCTCACTGCCTTCTTCGCGGGCACGCCCGCTCCCACAGGGATTCCCACAGGTTTCGAACCTTGCGCAAGACCTGTGGGAGCGGGCATGCTCGCGAAGAGGCCGGCAATGCACATGCTGCTAGCCCTGCTGCTGTTGGTCGCGATGCCCCTATGGGCCGCCGACCCCAAGGAGCTGGACTGGCCTGCCCTGATCCCCGAAGGCGCGCCGGTCATCCCGCCGCAGCTGGCACCGCTGCACGACATGTCGCAGCTCAGCAACGCCTTGTCTGCCGAGTCCGCCCCACCCGCACGCCAGCAGGCACCCGACGCACCCGTGGTAAAAAGCCTCGACGGCCAGCAGGTCAAGCTGCCTGGCTACATCGTGCCACTGGAGGTCAGTGAAGAAGGCCGCACCACCGAATTCCTGCTGGTCCCTTACTACGGCGCGTGCATCCACGTACCGCC
This window harbors:
- a CDS encoding ABC transporter permease, with product MYLLRLALASLANRRFTAFLTAFAIALSVCLLLAVERVRTEARASFASTISGTDLIVGARSGSVNLLLYSVFRIGNATNNIRWDSFQHYAQDPRVKWAIPISLGDSHRGYRVMGTTSDYFSHYQYGRRQHLELSQGREFASDPFEVVLGAEVADALHYKLGDKLVLAHGVAAISLVKHDDKPFTVVGVLKRTGTPVDRTLHISLGGMEAIHIDWHNGVPARGAGRISAEQARTMDLQPAAITAFMLGLNNKIATFSLQREINEYRSEPLLAILPGVALQELWSLMGTAEQALFVVSLFVVLTGLIGMLTAILTSLNERRREMAILRSVGARPWHIAGLLVLEALSLAAVGIVAGLGLLYAGIALAQGYVQANYGLYLPLALPSAHEWNLLAIILGAALLMGSVPAWRAYRQSLADGLSIHL
- a CDS encoding DUF3299 domain-containing protein; the protein is MHMLLALLLLVAMPLWAADPKELDWPALIPEGAPVIPPQLAPLHDMSQLSNALSAESAPPARQQAPDAPVVKSLDGQQVKLPGYIVPLEVSEEGRTTEFLLVPYYGACIHVPPPPSNQIVHIFSEMGVRVEDLYQPYWIEGKMQVRASSSELADAGYQMEAEKIYAYELK